In Bacillota bacterium, one DNA window encodes the following:
- a CDS encoding flavin reductase: MGIDVSTYKNLFANWPSGVAIITCRGADGTPQGFTANSLISLSLEPPMVLFALNRSARSMPHFAAAKGFGVNMLPAGKEDLSQRFATPQPNKFEGISYTDGPHTGAPLLRDAWGRLECRTVHQYDGGDHVIFVGEVLSLEYEEADPLTYHRRRYRRLVD, from the coding sequence TTGGGTATTGATGTGTCGACCTACAAGAACTTGTTTGCCAACTGGCCGAGCGGCGTGGCTATCATCACGTGCCGCGGCGCCGACGGCACGCCGCAGGGGTTTACCGCCAATTCGCTCATTTCGCTGTCGTTGGAGCCGCCAATGGTCTTGTTCGCGTTGAACCGCTCGGCCCGCAGCATGCCGCATTTCGCCGCGGCCAAGGGCTTCGGCGTCAACATGCTGCCCGCGGGAAAAGAGGATTTGTCCCAGCGCTTCGCCACGCCGCAACCGAACAAGTTTGAAGGAATCTCGTACACGGACGGCCCGCACACGGGCGCGCCGCTGCTGCGCGACGCGTGGGGGCGCCTCGAGTGCCGCACGGTGCATCAGTATGACGGCGGCGACCATGTCATTTTCGTCGGGGAAGTGCTGTCGCTGGAGTACGAAGAAGCGGATCCGCTGACGTACCATCGGCGTCGCTATCGCCGGCTTGTGGACTGA
- a CDS encoding 3-ketoacyl-ACP reductase, translating to MKLQGKVAIVTGAGSGIGEAIAKLFAREGAKVVASDIVKERVERVAGEINAEGGAALAVAADVSKAEDVAALVDAAVKEYGAVDILVNNAGIMDNFMPAHEVTDALWEKVFAVNVTGPMRLIRQVLPGMMEKGAGSIINVASVAGVGGARGGAAYTASKHALVGLTKSVGFMYAHKGIRCNAIAPGGVETNIAETIQNPSAFGYGRHQLGHATIPRMGKPMEIAHVALLLASDEGAFVNGAVIVADGGWTAY from the coding sequence ATGAAATTGCAAGGGAAAGTAGCTATCGTCACCGGGGCCGGTTCGGGCATCGGCGAGGCCATCGCCAAGCTGTTCGCCCGGGAAGGAGCCAAGGTGGTCGCGTCGGATATCGTGAAAGAGCGCGTGGAGCGCGTCGCCGGCGAGATCAACGCCGAGGGCGGCGCGGCCTTGGCGGTGGCGGCCGACGTTTCCAAGGCCGAGGACGTGGCCGCGCTCGTGGACGCGGCGGTGAAAGAGTACGGCGCCGTAGACATCCTGGTGAACAACGCCGGCATTATGGACAACTTCATGCCGGCCCACGAAGTCACCGATGCTCTGTGGGAGAAGGTGTTCGCCGTCAACGTCACCGGTCCGATGCGGCTCATCCGCCAGGTGCTGCCGGGCATGATGGAGAAAGGCGCGGGCAGCATCATCAACGTGGCGTCGGTGGCCGGCGTGGGCGGCGCGCGGGGCGGCGCGGCGTACACGGCGTCCAAGCACGCGCTGGTGGGTCTGACGAAGAGTGTGGGCTTTATGTACGCCCACAAGGGCATCCGCTGCAACGCCATTGCTCCCGGCGGCGTCGAAACCAACATCGCCGAGACCATTCAAAACCCCAGCGCTTTCGGTTACGGACGCCATCAGCTGGGCCACGCCACCATTCCGCGCATGGGCAAGCCCATGGAGATTGCCCACGTGGCTCTGCTCCTGGCGTCGGACGAAGGGGCGTTCGTCAACGGAGCGGTCATCGTCGCCGACGGCGGGTGGACGGCCTACTAA
- a CDS encoding histidine kinase — protein sequence MKRLKVRDVCTRNVITVTPNTTLPEARRIMEGHNIRRLPVVAGGEVVGIITLLDLMRAAPSPATSLSVWEINYLLDKITVAEVMASPVITVTPDTDLHEVARLMLAHKIGGLPVVDNGKLVGIITESDIFRVMVDLLSEDEHSPSAARLDKAEDEVSVGTQTT from the coding sequence ATGAAGAGGCTGAAAGTGCGTGACGTGTGCACGCGCAACGTGATCACGGTAACGCCGAACACGACGCTGCCCGAGGCGCGCCGGATCATGGAAGGCCACAACATTCGCCGTTTGCCGGTGGTCGCGGGCGGGGAAGTGGTAGGCATCATCACGTTGCTGGACTTGATGCGAGCGGCGCCTTCGCCGGCTACCAGCCTGTCGGTGTGGGAGATTAACTACTTGCTGGACAAGATTACGGTCGCGGAAGTGATGGCGTCGCCGGTTATCACGGTGACGCCGGACACCGACCTGCACGAAGTGGCGCGGCTGATGCTGGCCCACAAAATCGGCGGGTTGCCGGTGGTGGATAACGGGAAACTGGTGGGCATCATCACGGAATCGGACATTTTCCGGGTGATGGTCGATCTTCTGAGCGAGGACGAGCATTCGCCGTCGGCGGCGCGTCTGGACAAGGCGGAAGACGAAGTAAGCGTGGGAACCCAGACGACGTAA
- a CDS encoding transcriptional repressor, whose translation MVDNNRCRLGDLLMADMHLQAAPRTGQGDSLADLLRRHGLKLTPQRHLICRLLETTHGHPTVEELYEAATEVMPSMSLKTVYTTLNELAALNAIRLVNVGAGGSRVERNLAPHGHLVCRRCGQVFDVPVDPEAERYLAVPPDYGFLVEQWEVTFRGLCKRCAAEPEEGVQQ comes from the coding sequence ATGGTAGATAACAATCGTTGTAGATTAGGTGATCTCCTCATGGCCGACATGCACCTGCAGGCGGCGCCCAGGACGGGCCAAGGCGACTCGCTGGCGGACCTGCTGCGGCGCCACGGGTTGAAGCTGACGCCGCAGCGGCACCTCATTTGCCGGCTCCTGGAAACTACTCATGGCCACCCGACGGTGGAGGAGCTCTACGAAGCGGCAACGGAAGTCATGCCCAGCATGTCGCTGAAGACCGTCTACACGACGCTGAACGAGCTGGCCGCGCTGAACGCCATTCGCTTGGTCAACGTCGGCGCAGGCGGCTCGCGGGTGGAACGCAACTTGGCGCCCCACGGGCATCTGGTGTGCCGCCGCTGCGGTCAAGTCTTCGACGTGCCGGTGGATCCCGAGGCGGAGCGGTATTTGGCCGTCCCGCCCGATTACGGTTTCCTGGTGGAACAGTGGGAAGTGACGTTTCGGGGCTTGTGCAAACGGTGCGCAGCGGAGCCGGAGGAGGGCGTGCAGCAGTGA
- a CDS encoding DtxR family transcriptional regulator, whose product MSVMHDIGRTERSEMYLKAILMIAHENPPVTVTKVADFLGVSPASVSEMVRRMEANKLVTYSSAGIALTPTGLKRARRLVRRMRLAERLLSDILGIPLPDVYEEACRLEHVISDVLEERIAAVLGDPATCPHGHPIPSAAGRFDCPLAQSLASMPAGTHAEVVSLPERDAELLQYLQECGIRPGVRLTVEEVAPYNGPLFLSVDGKRHAVAREALEQVRVLPLN is encoded by the coding sequence GTGAGCGTCATGCACGACATCGGCAGGACGGAACGATCGGAGATGTATCTCAAGGCGATCCTCATGATCGCTCACGAAAACCCGCCGGTGACGGTAACGAAGGTGGCGGATTTTCTGGGCGTGTCGCCTGCGTCCGTGTCCGAAATGGTGCGCCGCATGGAAGCCAATAAACTGGTGACCTACTCCAGCGCCGGCATCGCCTTGACGCCCACCGGGCTGAAACGGGCCCGCCGGCTGGTGCGCCGCATGCGGCTGGCCGAGCGGCTGCTGAGCGACATCTTGGGCATCCCGCTTCCCGACGTGTACGAAGAAGCGTGCCGGCTCGAGCACGTCATCAGTGATGTGCTGGAAGAGCGCATCGCGGCGGTGCTGGGCGATCCGGCCACGTGCCCGCACGGGCATCCGATCCCGTCGGCCGCAGGCCGCTTCGACTGCCCGCTGGCCCAGTCGCTGGCCTCCATGCCGGCGGGGACGCATGCGGAAGTGGTGAGCCTGCCGGAGCGCGACGCGGAGCTGCTGCAGTACCTGCAAGAATGCGGCATCCGGCCGGGCGTGCGGCTGACGGTAGAAGAAGTAGCCCCCTACAACGGCCCGCTGTTTCTGTCGGTGGACGGCAAGCGCCACGCCGTAGCGCGCGAAGCGCTCGAGCAAGTGCGCGTACTGCCGCTCAACTGA
- the pruA gene encoding L-glutamate gamma-semialdehyde dehydrogenase has protein sequence MADRIGGAEVRQADPAKVEERTQRIGRELFDRVQKDAHAFFRSERWTGQLLEWAMRHEDTRVQLFRFVDVLPTLDDPEDVVRHLKEYFEGKPDPFGGLMKAGMTVAGMGKLGARAAAATLKKGVEQVARTFIAGTTADEVAKVVENFHRQGLAFTVDVLGEATLSEAEAEDYQRRYLELLKALTEDARRWPRVEQVDEAPWGPLPRVNVSVKLSSLYSQLDPIAPETSANVIMERLRPILRLAKERGAHIHIDMEDYQLKDLTFAIFRRIGEDPEFRDFPHLGIVLQAYLRSAEDDARALIDWARRRGTPIHVRLVKGAYWDFETVRARLQGWPVPVYERKWESDASYERLTRLFLENHDAVHLAIASHNIRSVAHALALSEEMGLPPRTVEFQVLYGMAVPLRRALVEMGQRVRVYTPYGELIPGMAYLVRRLLENTSNESFLRQGFAEGESPERLLRNPLEVGREQSAARPSAELRWAEALEKDPLAFGGWGSGPEFGLPPYRNEPHADFARGDVREQMQAAFERVRKQLGKRHPLLIGDEYVETGGEIVSVNPSKPDEIIGVTGRATAEHVDRAVAAANAAFPAWRDTPAERRVEILRKAAQIMRERRFELAALISLENGKPWREADADVTEAIDFIEWYSRAALRLARPVRMAALTGEINHYLYEPRGVAAIIAPWNFPLAILTGMSSAALLAGNAVVLKPAEQTPVIAAKLAEIYREAGVPAGVVNYVPGYGEEAGAALVSHPDVHIIAFTGSKAVGLHILQQASIVQPGQRHVKQVITEMGGKNAIIIDDDADLDEAVAGVVSSAFGYAGQKCSAASRVIVLEKVYDAFLERLAQATKSLIIGPAWEPQTFVGPVIEAEAQERIWRYIDIGRKEARPVLIQEPPESVRALGGYYVPLAIFEDVKPDSVIAREEIFGPVVAVMRARTFDEALALANDSEYKLTGGIFSRSPARIERARREFRVGNLYINRGITGSMVGRQPFGGLGLSGTGFQAGGPDYLKQFVHTRVITENTLRRGFADDAP, from the coding sequence ATGGCTGATCGCATCGGCGGCGCCGAGGTCCGTCAAGCGGATCCCGCCAAAGTGGAAGAGCGGACGCAACGCATCGGTCGGGAACTGTTCGACCGGGTGCAGAAGGATGCGCACGCGTTTTTCCGTTCCGAGCGCTGGACGGGGCAGCTTTTGGAGTGGGCTATGCGCCACGAAGACACGCGGGTGCAGCTGTTCCGCTTCGTGGACGTGCTGCCCACCTTGGACGATCCGGAAGACGTCGTCCGCCACCTGAAGGAGTACTTCGAGGGCAAGCCGGATCCGTTCGGCGGGTTGATGAAGGCGGGCATGACGGTGGCGGGCATGGGCAAGCTGGGCGCCCGCGCCGCCGCCGCCACGCTCAAGAAAGGCGTCGAGCAGGTGGCGCGCACGTTCATCGCCGGCACCACCGCCGACGAAGTGGCCAAGGTGGTCGAGAACTTCCACCGGCAAGGCTTGGCCTTCACTGTGGACGTGCTGGGCGAGGCCACCTTGAGCGAAGCGGAGGCCGAAGACTACCAGCGGCGCTACCTGGAGCTGCTGAAGGCGCTGACCGAGGACGCCCGTCGTTGGCCCAGGGTGGAACAAGTGGACGAGGCGCCGTGGGGGCCGCTGCCGCGAGTGAACGTGTCGGTGAAACTGTCGTCGCTCTATTCCCAGCTGGATCCGATTGCGCCGGAGACCAGCGCGAACGTGATCATGGAGCGCCTGCGGCCCATTTTGCGCCTGGCCAAAGAGCGCGGCGCGCACATCCACATCGACATGGAAGACTACCAGCTCAAGGACTTGACCTTCGCCATCTTCCGGCGCATCGGCGAGGATCCTGAGTTCCGGGATTTCCCGCACCTGGGCATCGTCTTGCAGGCGTACTTGCGCAGCGCCGAAGACGACGCCCGCGCGCTCATCGACTGGGCGCGCCGCCGCGGGACGCCCATCCACGTGCGCCTCGTGAAAGGCGCTTATTGGGACTTCGAGACGGTCCGGGCCCGCTTGCAGGGCTGGCCTGTGCCGGTCTACGAGCGCAAGTGGGAGAGCGACGCGTCGTACGAGCGGCTGACGCGGCTGTTCCTGGAAAACCACGACGCGGTGCACCTGGCCATCGCCAGCCACAACATCCGCTCGGTGGCCCACGCGCTGGCGCTGAGCGAGGAGATGGGCCTGCCGCCCCGCACGGTGGAGTTCCAGGTGCTCTACGGCATGGCGGTGCCGCTGCGCCGGGCCCTGGTGGAGATGGGCCAGCGCGTGCGGGTGTATACGCCGTACGGCGAACTCATCCCGGGTATGGCGTACTTGGTCCGCCGCCTCTTGGAGAACACGTCCAACGAGTCGTTCTTGCGCCAAGGGTTCGCTGAGGGCGAATCGCCCGAGCGGCTGCTGCGCAATCCGCTGGAGGTAGGCCGCGAGCAATCCGCTGCACGCCCGAGCGCCGAGCTGCGGTGGGCCGAGGCGCTGGAGAAGGACCCGCTGGCGTTCGGCGGCTGGGGTTCCGGGCCCGAATTCGGCTTGCCGCCGTACCGGAACGAGCCGCATGCCGACTTCGCCCGGGGCGATGTGCGCGAGCAGATGCAGGCGGCGTTCGAGCGGGTGCGGAAACAGCTGGGGAAGCGCCATCCATTGCTCATCGGCGACGAGTATGTGGAGACCGGCGGCGAGATTGTCTCGGTCAACCCGTCCAAGCCCGATGAAATTATCGGCGTGACCGGCCGGGCCACGGCGGAGCACGTGGACCGGGCCGTGGCGGCGGCCAACGCCGCCTTTCCGGCGTGGCGCGACACGCCGGCGGAGCGGCGGGTCGAGATTTTGCGCAAGGCCGCTCAGATTATGCGGGAGAGGCGTTTCGAGCTGGCCGCCCTTATTAGCCTGGAAAACGGCAAGCCGTGGCGGGAAGCCGACGCCGACGTCACCGAGGCCATCGACTTCATCGAATGGTACTCACGGGCGGCGCTGCGGCTGGCCCGGCCCGTGCGCATGGCAGCCCTGACGGGCGAGATCAACCACTATCTGTACGAGCCGCGAGGCGTGGCGGCCATCATCGCGCCGTGGAACTTCCCGCTGGCCATCTTGACGGGCATGTCCAGCGCGGCGCTGCTGGCGGGGAACGCCGTCGTGCTCAAGCCCGCGGAGCAGACGCCGGTCATTGCGGCCAAGCTGGCGGAAATCTACCGGGAAGCGGGCGTGCCGGCCGGCGTTGTCAACTACGTGCCCGGCTACGGGGAAGAGGCGGGCGCGGCGCTGGTCAGCCATCCCGACGTGCACATCATCGCCTTTACGGGCTCCAAGGCCGTCGGCCTCCACATCCTGCAGCAAGCGTCCATCGTGCAGCCCGGCCAGCGCCACGTCAAGCAGGTCATCACGGAGATGGGCGGCAAGAACGCGATTATTATCGACGACGACGCCGACCTGGACGAAGCCGTGGCGGGCGTGGTCTCCTCCGCGTTCGGCTACGCGGGTCAGAAGTGCTCGGCCGCGTCGCGCGTCATCGTGCTGGAGAAAGTGTACGACGCGTTCCTGGAGCGGCTGGCGCAGGCGACCAAGAGCCTCATCATCGGCCCGGCGTGGGAACCGCAGACTTTCGTGGGGCCGGTCATCGAGGCCGAGGCGCAGGAGCGAATTTGGCGCTATATCGACATCGGCCGCAAGGAAGCGCGGCCGGTGTTGATCCAGGAGCCGCCGGAGTCGGTGCGGGCGCTGGGCGGCTACTACGTGCCGCTGGCGATTTTCGAGGATGTGAAACCCGACTCCGTCATCGCCCGCGAGGAAATTTTCGGCCCCGTCGTGGCCGTCATGCGGGCGCGCACGTTCGACGAGGCGCTGGCTTTGGCCAACGACAGCGAATACAAACTGACGGGCGGCATTTTCTCCCGCAGCCCGGCGCGCATCGAGCGGGCGCGGCGGGAGTTCCGGGTCGGGAACCTGTATATCAACCGCGGGATCACGGGGTCCATGGTGGGCCGGCAGCCGTTCGGCGGCCTCGGCTTGTCCGGCACAGGCTTCCAAGCCGGCGGCCCGGACTACCTGAAGCAGTTCGTCCACACCCGGGTCATCACGGAAAACACCTTGCGGCGCGGGTTCGCCGACGACGCGCCGTAA
- a CDS encoding diaminopimelate dehydrogenase: protein MDKRRVAVVGFGNIGKYAVEAVLEAPDFALAGVVRRRPVREDGIPDDVPVVGDVAQLGAVDVALLCVPTRSVPEIAERYLAAGISTVDSFDLHGDEMVSLRRRLDAAARAGGAVAIIAAGWDPGTDSVIRALLEAMAPRGVTYTNFGPGVSMGHSTVVRALPGVADAASVTIPLGAGLHRRVVYVQLEPGASLEEVRAAVLADPYFRNDETIVVPVASVQDVMDVGHGVRLERKGVSGRTHNQRFLFDMRINNPALTAQVMVAAARAALKQPPGAYTLLEVPVIDLLPGERDELVRRLV from the coding sequence GTGGACAAGCGGCGAGTGGCTGTCGTCGGTTTCGGCAACATCGGCAAGTATGCGGTGGAGGCGGTGCTGGAGGCGCCGGATTTCGCGCTGGCGGGCGTCGTGCGGCGCCGGCCCGTGCGGGAGGACGGTATTCCGGACGACGTGCCGGTCGTGGGCGACGTGGCGCAGCTGGGCGCCGTAGACGTGGCGCTGCTCTGCGTGCCGACCCGGTCGGTTCCGGAAATCGCCGAGCGGTATTTGGCCGCCGGCATCAGCACCGTGGATTCCTTTGACCTGCACGGCGACGAGATGGTGTCCTTGCGGCGGCGGCTCGACGCGGCCGCCAGAGCCGGCGGCGCGGTGGCCATTATCGCGGCGGGCTGGGATCCGGGCACCGACTCGGTGATACGCGCGCTGCTGGAGGCGATGGCACCCCGGGGCGTGACGTACACCAATTTCGGCCCGGGCGTCAGCATGGGCCATTCTACGGTGGTGCGGGCGCTGCCGGGCGTGGCGGACGCGGCGTCGGTGACCATCCCGCTGGGGGCCGGCTTGCACCGGCGAGTGGTATACGTGCAACTGGAGCCGGGCGCGTCGCTGGAAGAAGTACGGGCGGCGGTGCTGGCCGACCCGTACTTCCGCAACGACGAAACGATCGTCGTCCCTGTGGCGTCGGTGCAGGACGTGATGGACGTGGGGCACGGCGTGCGGCTGGAGCGGAAAGGCGTCTCGGGCCGCACGCACAATCAGCGGTTCTTGTTTGACATGCGCATCAACAACCCGGCCTTGACGGCGCAAGTGATGGTGGCCGCGGCGCGGGCCGCGCTGAAGCAGCCTCCGGGCGCGTACACGCTGCTGGAGGTGCCCGTCATCGACTTGCTGCCCGGCGAGCGGGACGAGCTGGTGCGCCGTCTTGTGTGA